In the Muricauda sp. MAR_2010_75 genome, one interval contains:
- a CDS encoding exodeoxyribonuclease III — protein MKIVSYNVNGIRAAMNKGLVEWLQAVNPDVVCLQETKAMKEQVDTSVLEEAGYPYHYWFSAQKKGYSGVALLCKEQPDHVEYGTGIDYMDFEGRNLRADYGDLSIMSMYLPSGTNLDRLDLKLTYMADFQNYADELRKERPNLVVCGDYNICHEAIDIHDPVRNKNVSGFLPVEREWIGNFIKSGFIDSFRHFNKEPHNYTWWSYRANARNNNKGWRLDYGMVNESLADRLKRSVILSEAKHSDHCPILLELEK, from the coding sequence ATGAAGATCGTCTCCTATAATGTAAATGGAATTCGGGCCGCCATGAACAAAGGCTTAGTGGAATGGTTGCAGGCCGTAAATCCCGATGTGGTATGTCTGCAGGAAACCAAGGCCATGAAAGAACAGGTGGATACTTCGGTTTTGGAGGAAGCCGGATACCCATACCATTATTGGTTCAGCGCCCAGAAAAAAGGATACAGTGGGGTGGCATTGCTCTGCAAGGAGCAACCAGATCATGTGGAATATGGCACAGGCATCGATTATATGGATTTTGAGGGTCGTAACCTTCGTGCAGATTATGGCGACCTGTCCATTATGAGCATGTATTTGCCCTCTGGCACCAATCTGGATCGTTTGGACCTAAAACTGACGTATATGGCCGATTTTCAAAACTATGCGGATGAACTTCGGAAAGAACGCCCCAACCTTGTGGTTTGTGGAGATTATAATATATGCCATGAAGCTATTGACATTCATGACCCGGTGCGGAATAAAAATGTATCTGGATTTTTGCCGGTGGAACGCGAATGGATAGGCAATTTTATAAAAAGCGGCTTTATTGACAGTTTCAGACATTTCAACAAAGAACCTCACAATTATACATGGTGGAGTTATCGGGCCAATGCCAGAAACAATAATAAGGGCTGGCGTTTGGATTACGGGATGGTGAATGAATCTTTGGCAGACCGTTTAAAACGTTCCGTGATTCTTTCGGAAGCCAAACACAGTGATCATTGCCCCATTTTGTTGGAGTTGGAAAAATAA
- a CDS encoding alpha/beta hydrolase, translating to MKNCLLFFLMGLVCLNLGAQVKKEIFESFKLQERRDVSYYFPEDLTEEKKYPLIVVMDAEYLFDLVVANVKFQSRLGRMPQAIVVGVDQGKNDIRWEDCAYEEDSGLPSDKGKMFYEFLGTEIIPYLETSYNIAPFKMFIGYDITANFGNYYLFKDRSLFNSYVSISPILAPEMENRVPARLSALDQEIFYNVIVEKEASDDRQLILQMNHNINSITKESLHYFFDEYENADHVSIVAYGIGKAFDNVFKMFRPITPKEYKTEIITSDEPAFKYLEDRYALIEKLFGFEKPVELNDIMAIYAACRKKDDFESLKPLADLCKEQYPETMMGFYFEGEYYEELGEPKKAFKTFEKAFQMEEIDFLTKDMALEKIDALKADFGY from the coding sequence ATGAAAAACTGCCTATTGTTTTTTTTGATGGGCCTTGTGTGCCTTAATCTTGGCGCACAGGTAAAAAAGGAAATCTTTGAATCCTTTAAGCTCCAAGAGCGAAGGGATGTTTCCTATTATTTCCCAGAAGACTTGACCGAAGAAAAAAAATATCCCTTGATCGTTGTTATGGATGCGGAATATCTATTTGACCTTGTAGTGGCCAATGTGAAATTTCAAAGCAGATTGGGTCGCATGCCTCAAGCTATTGTAGTGGGTGTTGATCAAGGCAAAAATGATATCCGTTGGGAAGATTGCGCTTATGAGGAAGATTCGGGGCTCCCATCCGATAAAGGAAAAATGTTCTACGAGTTTTTGGGAACAGAAATCATTCCTTATCTCGAAACAAGCTACAACATTGCCCCTTTTAAAATGTTCATCGGTTATGATATTACCGCCAATTTTGGCAATTACTATTTGTTCAAGGACCGGTCTTTGTTCAATTCGTATGTGAGTATTTCCCCTATTTTGGCTCCCGAAATGGAAAATAGAGTGCCTGCACGCCTATCCGCTTTGGACCAAGAGATTTTTTACAATGTTATTGTTGAAAAAGAGGCCTCGGACGATAGGCAGCTTATCCTTCAGATGAACCACAACATCAATTCCATTACCAAGGAATCCCTTCATTATTTCTTTGATGAATACGAAAACGCCGACCACGTTTCCATTGTGGCCTATGGTATTGGCAAGGCGTTTGACAACGTCTTTAAAATGTTCAGGCCTATTACCCCAAAAGAGTATAAAACAGAAATTATCACTTCAGACGAACCAGCTTTTAAATATTTGGAGGATCGATATGCACTGATTGAAAAACTTTTTGGTTTTGAAAAGCCCGTGGAACTCAATGACATTATGGCCATTTACGCGGCCTGTAGAAAAAAGGACGATTTTGAATCCCTAAAACCCTTAGCGGACCTCTGCAAAGAACAATATCCCGAGACCATGATGGGCTTTTATTTTGAAGGCGAATACTATGAAGAACTGGGTGAGCCCAAAAAAGCGTTCAAAACCTTTGAAAAAGCATTCCAAATGGAAGAAATCGACTTTTTGACCAAGGATATGGCCCTGGAAAAAATTGATGCACTCAAAGCAGATTTTGGATATTAG
- the radA gene encoding DNA repair protein RadA, giving the protein MAKTKTAFFCQNCGTQYAKWVGQCSACKEWNTVVEEVVQKEDKRSWKTSSVSDKKANKPLRVSEITHESELRLDTKDQEFNRVLGGGLVPGSLTLLGGEPGIGKSTLLLQIALKLPFKTLYVSGEESQRQIKMRADRIQPNSENCFILTETKTQNIFQQIASLEPDLVVIDSIQTLHTDYIESAAGSISQIRECAAELIKFAKESHTPVILVGHITKDGTIAGPKILEHMVDTVLQFEGDRNYVYRILRSLKNRFGSTAELGIYEMQGSGLREVNNPSEVLISKNEEDLSGTAIAATVEGMRPLLIEIQALVSTAVYGTPQRSATGFNAKRLNMLLAVLEKRAGFKLAAKDVFLNITGGISVDDPAIDLAVMAAILSSNADIPIEKGVCFAAEVGLAGEIRPVQRVDQRILEAEKLGFTTIYVSKSNKIGLKNTAIQIQKVSKIEDVVSLLFG; this is encoded by the coding sequence ATGGCCAAGACCAAAACCGCTTTTTTTTGCCAAAACTGTGGCACCCAATATGCCAAATGGGTCGGACAATGTTCCGCCTGTAAGGAATGGAACACCGTTGTGGAGGAGGTGGTCCAAAAAGAGGACAAAAGAAGCTGGAAGACCAGTAGTGTATCGGACAAAAAGGCGAACAAACCACTCCGTGTTTCAGAGATTACCCATGAAAGTGAACTTCGTCTGGACACGAAAGACCAAGAATTCAACCGGGTGCTGGGCGGTGGACTTGTCCCTGGTTCCTTAACCTTGTTGGGTGGTGAACCAGGCATCGGAAAAAGTACCCTTTTGCTTCAGATTGCCTTAAAATTGCCTTTTAAAACCCTATATGTTTCGGGAGAGGAAAGCCAACGACAGATTAAAATGCGGGCGGACCGCATTCAACCCAATAGTGAGAACTGTTTCATCCTAACCGAAACCAAGACCCAGAATATTTTTCAGCAAATTGCTTCACTGGAACCCGATTTAGTGGTCATCGATTCCATCCAAACCCTGCACACGGATTATATTGAATCTGCAGCAGGGAGTATTTCGCAGATCAGGGAATGTGCTGCGGAACTCATCAAATTTGCCAAGGAAAGTCATACACCGGTTATTTTGGTCGGACACATCACCAAAGACGGTACCATTGCTGGACCTAAAATCTTAGAGCACATGGTGGATACCGTGCTTCAATTTGAAGGTGACCGAAACTATGTCTACCGCATCCTTCGTTCGCTTAAAAACCGTTTTGGTTCCACCGCAGAATTGGGCATTTACGAAATGCAGGGCAGTGGATTGCGGGAAGTGAACAACCCTTCGGAAGTGCTCATTTCCAAAAACGAGGAAGACCTCAGCGGAACCGCGATTGCCGCCACTGTGGAAGGTATGCGTCCCTTACTGATTGAAATACAAGCCTTGGTCAGCACTGCCGTTTATGGAACACCGCAACGTTCCGCTACGGGATTCAACGCCAAGCGTTTAAATATGCTCTTGGCTGTACTGGAAAAACGGGCCGGTTTTAAATTGGCCGCCAAAGATGTCTTTTTGAACATCACCGGAGGTATTTCCGTGGATGACCCCGCCATAGATTTGGCCGTAATGGCCGCCATTCTCTCCAGCAATGCGGATATTCCCATTGAAAAAGGAGTCTGTTTTGCCGCCGAAGTAGGTCTCGCGGGAGAAATTCGTCCCGTACAGCGGGTGGACCAACGGATTTTGGAAGCTGAAAAATTGGGCTTCACCACCATTTATGTTTCCAAGAGCAACAAAATTGGGCTGAAAAATACCGCAATCCAGATTCAGAAAGTCTCCAAGATTGAAGATGTGGTCAGCCTACTCTTCGGTTAA
- a CDS encoding aldo/keto reductase, with the protein MKYTRIPHTDIRISKICLGTMTWGRQNTQDEGFEQMDYALDQGINFFDTAELYPIPAKKELYAVTEEIIGNWFKKTGNRDKVVLATKMAGPGGPASFIRDEGFNKKEIVESVEKSLKRLQTDYLDLYQLHWPERNTNYFGQRGYNAHAVDSWDDNIHQVLETFRDLIASGKIRHLGLSNETPWGTMRFLEESKVHQTLPRVKTIQNPYSLLNRLYEVGLSEISMREQIGLLAYSPLGFGVLSGKYLDEIPPRKGRITLFPNYNRYSSDTAVEATKKYVELAQKHGLSVAQMALAFVNTRPFVTSNIIGATTMEQLKENIGSIEVNLSDEVLKGIEEIHNAIPNPAP; encoded by the coding sequence ATGAAATACACTCGAATTCCACATACCGATATCAGAATAAGTAAAATCTGTTTGGGAACCATGACCTGGGGTCGCCAAAATACCCAAGATGAAGGTTTTGAGCAGATGGATTATGCTTTGGATCAAGGCATCAACTTTTTTGATACGGCAGAACTGTATCCTATTCCAGCCAAAAAGGAACTTTATGCAGTTACTGAAGAAATCATTGGAAATTGGTTCAAAAAGACAGGGAATCGAGATAAGGTTGTTTTGGCCACAAAAATGGCTGGTCCGGGCGGACCAGCCTCATTCATCAGGGATGAGGGATTTAACAAAAAAGAAATTGTTGAATCTGTGGAAAAGAGTTTAAAACGACTCCAAACCGATTATCTTGATTTGTACCAACTGCACTGGCCGGAGCGGAACACCAACTATTTTGGTCAACGTGGGTACAATGCCCATGCCGTGGATTCGTGGGACGACAATATTCATCAAGTATTGGAAACTTTTCGTGATTTGATTGCTTCAGGAAAGATTCGTCATTTGGGGCTTTCCAACGAAACACCTTGGGGCACCATGCGCTTTTTGGAGGAGAGCAAGGTGCACCAGACGCTTCCAAGAGTTAAGACCATTCAAAACCCCTATAGCTTATTGAACCGTTTATATGAGGTTGGGCTTTCTGAAATTTCGATGCGGGAGCAAATCGGTCTTTTGGCGTATTCACCACTGGGATTTGGGGTCTTGAGCGGAAAATATTTGGATGAAATACCACCCCGAAAAGGAAGGATCACCCTTTTCCCCAATTATAACCGATATAGCAGTGATACTGCGGTGGAAGCCACCAAAAAATATGTGGAATTGGCCCAAAAGCATGGGTTGAGCGTGGCCCAAATGGCTTTGGCCTTTGTGAATACCCGTCCGTTTGTGACGAGCAACATCATTGGGGCCACCACCATGGAACAGCTCAAAGAAAATATTGGTAGTATTGAGGTGAATCTTTCGGATGAAGTGTTGAAGGGTATTGAGGAAATCCACAATGCTATCCCTAATCCTGCGCCGTAA